The following proteins come from a genomic window of Neosynechococcus sphagnicola sy1:
- a CDS encoding transposase has protein sequence RARGKRPSKRGKRVSTISAISLKTVVTNVSIVGSTDGLTFEAFIARHLVPKLWKGACVIMDNYSIHNHDTIRKLIEDVGAKLIYLPPYSPDFSPIENCFSKIKNILRTIGARSYPDLANAIEDAFSQVSLENLKNWFTHCCYYASQE, from the coding sequence AAAGAGCACGGGGTAAGCGCCCCAGCAAGCGAGGTAAACGAGTCTCTACAATCAGTGCAATCAGCCTCAAAACCGTTGTCACTAACGTAAGTATCGTCGGTTCAACCGATGGTTTGACCTTTGAAGCCTTCATTGCTCGCCACCTGGTTCCGAAACTTTGGAAAGGAGCTTGTGTGATTATGGATAACTACTCGATACACAACCATGACACGATCAGAAAGCTGATTGAGGACGTGGGTGCTAAGTTGATTTATTTACCTCCCTATTCTCCAGACTTTTCACCGATAGAAAATTGCTTCTCAAAGATTAAAAATATTTTGCGGACGATTGGGGCACGCAGCTATCCCGATCTCGCTAATGCCATTGAAGACGCTTTTTCTCAAGTATCTTTGGAAAACCTCAAAAATTGGTTCACTCACTGTTGCTACTACGCCTCACAAGAGTGA
- a CDS encoding type IV pilin-like G/H family protein encodes MKTEIKLKFLQYLFSEERIQRREFRTENSDGFTLIELLVVVIIIGVLAAIALPNLLAQVGKARESEGKNAVGTVNRAQQAYHFEHKLMADGSGNNAIAQNLLGISLPHQYYFYLIQAYHLPSGNDDGYVSASDTNSATNGTRPYSGQISATNGQYSQIICQGNTATVGYNFPNSTSDCGPDYTQLK; translated from the coding sequence ATGAAGACTGAAATCAAATTAAAGTTTCTACAATACCTGTTTTCAGAAGAGAGAATTCAGAGGAGAGAATTTAGAACAGAGAATTCAGACGGTTTTACTCTAATTGAGCTACTGGTTGTTGTTATTATTATCGGTGTACTGGCTGCTATTGCCTTGCCTAACCTGCTGGCTCAAGTTGGTAAAGCGCGGGAATCTGAAGGTAAAAACGCCGTTGGCACGGTTAATCGTGCTCAACAAGCCTATCACTTCGAGCACAAGCTAATGGCTGATGGTAGTGGTAATAATGCCATAGCTCAAAACTTATTGGGAATTTCTCTCCCACATCAATATTACTTTTACTTAATACAAGCCTACCATCTTCCCTCGGGTAATGACGATGGCTATGTTAGTGCCTCGGACACAAACAGTGCTACTAACGGAACTCGCCCATATAGTGGTCAGATTAGTGCTACAAATGGTCAATATTCTCAAATTATTTGTCAAGGTAATACCGCTACAGTAGGATATAATTTTCCAAATAGTACAAGTGACTGTGGTCCTGACTACACCCAATTGAAGTAA
- a CDS encoding DUF58 domain-containing protein yields the protein MIPTSRVYGLLLLGMSIATVFATLEPGLPQLVIAGLLLGLWDAFLAGITIWDHHQVQSRRVKVRREPLARLSIGRDNPVVIVVESRYPSTIQIRDAYPPDFAVSTPILCTTLTAGDRQELSYTIHPTQRGSFNWGDIQVRQRSPWGLAWQDWKISQPQTVAVYPDLLGLRSLSIRLALQSTGAVRQLRRLGMGTEFAELREYATGDDPRLIDWKATARRARPLVRVLEPEQEQTLLILLDRGRLMTAQIQGLARFDWGLNATLSLALAGIHRGDRVGVAVFDRQIHTWIPPGRGQHHLAQLVERLTPIQPTMLEPDYLGAVTAILNQQTRRALVVLITDLIDATASAELLAALGRLTPRYLPFLCDAARPQG from the coding sequence ATGATACCGACATCCAGGGTCTATGGTTTATTGCTCTTGGGAATGTCGATCGCCACGGTGTTTGCCACCCTGGAACCCGGACTGCCCCAACTCGTGATCGCTGGCCTGCTTCTGGGGTTGTGGGATGCTTTCCTAGCGGGGATCACTATTTGGGATCACCACCAAGTCCAGTCCCGGCGGGTGAAGGTGCGGCGAGAACCTCTAGCACGGCTGTCGATTGGCCGGGATAATCCCGTGGTGATCGTGGTGGAATCCCGATACCCGTCAACGATTCAGATCCGGGATGCCTACCCCCCAGACTTTGCCGTTTCCACCCCAATCCTGTGTACCACCCTCACCGCCGGCGATCGCCAGGAACTCAGCTATACCATTCATCCCACCCAACGGGGGTCATTCAATTGGGGAGACATTCAGGTACGGCAACGCAGTCCCTGGGGTTTGGCATGGCAGGACTGGAAAATCTCCCAACCCCAAACCGTAGCGGTTTATCCCGATCTACTAGGATTGCGATCGCTGTCCATTCGTCTCGCCTTACAATCCACCGGAGCGGTGAGACAGTTGCGACGCTTGGGCATGGGCACCGAATTTGCCGAACTGCGGGAATATGCCACGGGAGATGATCCCCGCCTGATTGACTGGAAAGCCACCGCCCGCCGTGCGCGCCCCCTCGTCCGGGTGTTGGAGCCGGAACAGGAACAAACCCTGCTGATCTTGCTCGATCGCGGCCGATTGATGACGGCACAGATCCAGGGATTGGCTCGATTTGATTGGGGGTTAAATGCCACCCTGTCTCTGGCTCTGGCGGGGATTCATCGGGGCGATCGCGTGGGGGTCGCGGTCTTTGACCGCCAGATTCATACCTGGATTCCCCCAGGGCGCGGCCAGCACCATCTAGCTCAACTGGTGGAGCGGCTGACCCCCATCCAACCGACGATGCTAGAACCCGATTATTTAGGAGCCGTCACCGCCATCCTCAATCAACAGACGCGGCGGGCATTGGTGGTCTTGATTACCGACTTAATTGATGCCACCGCCTCGGCTGAACTGCTGGCGGCACTGGGACGGCTGACTCCCCGCTACCTGCCTTTTTTGTGTGACGCTGCGAGACCCCAAGGTTGA
- a CDS encoding AAA family ATPase, with amino-acid sequence MEEQQVTLDGESLPLSDLFWVIATQNSLEFEGTYPLPEAQLDRFLFKLVVEYPDAAAERQMLLNSQSGFQSRRQDLAQIKPLATVMDILEARQVVRAVQLSEPILDYLLALVQRTRQYPDLTLGASPRSAVAWLQASKAQAWISGRDFVTPDDVKAIAQPLLRHRLILRPEAQLDGLRMDTVISNLLKQVPVPR; translated from the coding sequence ATGGAAGAACAACAGGTGACCCTGGATGGGGAAAGTCTGCCCTTGTCCGACCTGTTTTGGGTGATTGCCACCCAGAATTCTCTGGAGTTTGAAGGCACCTATCCCCTTCCGGAGGCGCAATTAGATCGGTTTCTGTTCAAATTAGTGGTGGAGTACCCCGATGCCGCTGCCGAGCGGCAAATGCTGTTGAACAGTCAGTCAGGATTTCAATCTCGTCGCCAAGACCTAGCCCAGATCAAGCCCCTGGCAACAGTGATGGATATCTTGGAGGCGCGTCAAGTTGTCCGTGCCGTGCAACTCTCGGAACCAATTTTGGACTACCTGTTGGCTCTGGTTCAACGTACTCGCCAATACCCAGATTTAACCCTCGGAGCTTCTCCGCGCTCGGCGGTGGCTTGGTTGCAGGCAAGTAAAGCCCAAGCCTGGATATCGGGTCGGGATTTTGTCACCCCAGATGATGTCAAGGCGATCGCCCAACCCCTCCTGCGCCATCGATTGATCCTGCGACCCGAAGCCCAACTGGATGGTCTGCGGATGGATACGGTGATCAGCAATTTGCTGAAGCAAGTCCCCGTGCCCCGATGA
- a CDS encoding AAA family ATPase, translated as MQPPPLLKNPSTNSHPLVQLSDALSQTIVGQKILVQQLLVALLTGGHVILEGVPGTGKTLLVKVLAQLIQADFRRIQLTPDILPSDILGTSIFDLNTSTFRLKQGPIFTQVLLADEINRTPPENPGGTAGSYGRTTGDPGWGKSALVRPVLGDCHPEFSGV; from the coding sequence ATGCAACCCCCACCCTTGCTAAAAAATCCTTCCACAAACAGCCACCCCCTGGTGCAACTGAGTGATGCCCTCAGCCAGACGATCGTCGGGCAGAAAATTTTAGTCCAACAACTGCTGGTTGCACTGCTAACGGGAGGCCATGTGATTTTAGAGGGGGTTCCCGGCACGGGGAAAACCCTGTTGGTTAAAGTGCTGGCTCAATTAATTCAGGCTGACTTTCGCCGGATTCAATTGACCCCCGATATTCTGCCCTCCGATATTTTGGGAACCAGCATTTTTGATCTGAATACCAGTACTTTCCGCCTCAAACAAGGCCCAATTTTTACCCAGGTTTTACTGGCGGACGAAATCAATCGCACCCCCCCGGAAAACCCAGGCGGCACTGCTGGAAGCTATGGAAGAACAACAGGTGACCCTGGATGGGGAAAGTCTGCCCTTGTCCGACCTGTTTTGGGTGATTGCCACCCAGAATTCTCTGGAGTTTGA
- a CDS encoding DUF4350 domain-containing protein, with product MTKRQQYLLAGVLVTLLLLTLLVAPQNSDRRRGSTYSRTPDGYGAWYEWMAERGTPLQRWRQPFQNFRAPQLNTPALQSVSSEAVTPDPIPPPTGNTLLRVYPRLEAPQISSEEALWVEKGNTLMILGVSVPVQDAPFRTQQSSPVGPVLIETRRRLGKLQQLEPEVTAVLLGDRFGAVVWQQQVGRGSVIYAATPYLAANAYQDQLDNYEFLAALISDRGGERWVDEYLHGYKSETIRMAAHQKSWVHYLAQTPLFIVGVQGILLLLVLIWAQNRRFGLPRSLTSPKVDNSTAYIQALATVLQKALCSEFVVDQVGKAEQLQLQQQLGLGDTLLDAPTLVKAWSQQTGYPGTALEQVLRPPSHRLLDQDLLIWLGKWQTIREQTQQRARPTGSI from the coding sequence ATGACGAAACGCCAACAATACCTCCTCGCAGGGGTGCTCGTGACCTTGTTACTGCTGACGTTGTTAGTTGCCCCCCAAAACAGCGATCGCCGTCGGGGGTCTACCTACAGCCGCACCCCGGATGGCTATGGAGCCTGGTATGAGTGGATGGCTGAGCGCGGCACGCCGCTGCAACGCTGGCGGCAGCCCTTCCAAAACTTTCGTGCCCCGCAGCTGAACACTCCGGCACTGCAATCAGTCTCTTCTGAGGCAGTCACCCCAGATCCCATCCCCCCGCCGACGGGCAATACCCTGTTAAGGGTGTATCCTCGCTTAGAAGCACCGCAGATATCCTCCGAGGAGGCTTTGTGGGTGGAGAAGGGCAATACCTTGATGATTTTGGGTGTCTCGGTGCCGGTGCAGGATGCACCGTTTAGAACTCAGCAGTCAAGCCCCGTTGGGCCAGTATTGATTGAGACCCGGCGTCGTTTAGGCAAATTACAACAACTAGAACCCGAAGTTACTGCAGTATTGTTGGGCGATCGCTTTGGGGCAGTGGTCTGGCAGCAACAGGTGGGTCGGGGGAGTGTGATCTATGCTGCCACCCCTTACCTGGCCGCCAATGCCTACCAGGATCAGCTTGATAATTATGAGTTTCTCGCGGCCTTGATCAGCGATCGAGGGGGAGAGCGTTGGGTGGATGAGTACCTCCACGGTTACAAATCGGAAACCATTCGGATGGCTGCACACCAGAAGAGTTGGGTGCATTACCTGGCGCAAACCCCATTGTTCATTGTCGGTGTGCAAGGGATCTTGCTATTACTGGTGCTAATTTGGGCCCAGAATCGGCGGTTTGGCTTGCCGCGATCGCTGACCAGCCCCAAGGTTGATAACAGTACTGCCTACATTCAAGCCCTGGCAACGGTGTTGCAAAAGGCTCTGTGTAGTGAGTTCGTGGTCGATCAGGTGGGCAAGGCGGAGCAACTGCAACTACAACAACAACTGGGATTAGGAGACACCCTCCTCGACGCTCCCACCTTGGTCAAGGCATGGAGCCAGCAAACGGGCTATCCTGGGACTGCCTTAGAACAGGTATTGCGCCCCCCGAGTCATCGCCTCCTGGATCAAGACTTGCTAATCTGGTTAGGGAAATGGCAGACCATCCGGGAGCAAACCCAGCAACGGGCACGTCCCACCGGATCGATCTGA
- a CDS encoding DUF4129 domain-containing protein codes for MARAETPGNLDAPTGSRAATANPESPPPPTLPPRRPASWLQAAQAFYRQGNYREACRALYLATLQQLHETHLIPHQASRTDGEYLQLVEALYMTAVLPHIQPLQTLIQTHERSHFSPDPISRQEYDGCWQAYQQLQLPTSPRQEAG; via the coding sequence TTGGCTAGGGCAGAAACTCCTGGAAATCTTGATGCCCCAACTGGTTCAAGGGCGGCAACAGCGAACCCAGAATCGCCTCCCCCACCAACCCTCCCCCCGCGCAGACCTGCAAGCTGGCTACAGGCGGCCCAGGCATTCTATCGGCAGGGCAACTACCGGGAAGCCTGTCGTGCCCTGTACCTAGCCACCCTCCAGCAACTCCATGAAACTCATCTGATTCCCCACCAAGCCAGTCGCACCGATGGAGAGTATCTGCAACTGGTGGAGGCTCTTTACATGACTGCGGTGCTGCCCCACATCCAGCCATTGCAGACCCTGATTCAAACCCATGAGCGATCGCATTTTAGCCCTGACCCGATCTCTCGTCAGGAGTATGACGGTTGCTGGCAAGCTTATCAACAGCTGCAACTGCCGACCTCCCCACGACAGGAGGCGGGATGA
- a CDS encoding 4Fe-4S domain-containing protein, translating to MAQLQQRRPENVGGDFFVDHSCIDCDTCRWMAPEVFHQAGDQSAVYHQPTQDTERLRAMQALLACPTASIGTVAKPTDIKLAHESFPISVAANIFHCGYHAENSYGAASYLIQRPEGSVLIDSPRFAAPLVKRLEALGGIRYLYLTHRDDVADHEKFHQHFGCDRILHQDEINAGTQGV from the coding sequence ATGGCGCAATTGCAACAACGCCGCCCGGAAAATGTCGGCGGTGATTTCTTTGTCGATCACAGCTGTATTGACTGTGATACCTGCCGCTGGATGGCTCCCGAGGTCTTCCACCAGGCTGGGGATCAATCGGCGGTCTATCACCAACCCACCCAGGACACCGAGCGATTACGGGCGATGCAGGCACTCCTAGCCTGTCCCACCGCCTCCATTGGCACCGTTGCTAAACCCACGGATATCAAACTGGCTCACGAGAGTTTCCCCATCTCCGTTGCCGCAAATATCTTTCACTGTGGTTACCATGCCGAAAATTCCTATGGGGCTGCCAGCTATTTGATTCAGCGACCGGAGGGAAGTGTGCTGATCGATTCCCCTCGGTTTGCCGCCCCCTTAGTCAAGCGTCTGGAAGCCCTGGGAGGCATCCGCTACCTCTACTTAACCCACCGGGATGATGTGGCGGATCATGAAAAGTTTCATCAGCATTTTGGCTGCGATCGCATTTTGCATCAAGACGAGATCAACGCTGGCACCCAGGGGGTTTGA